In Thiobacter sp. AK1, a genomic segment contains:
- a CDS encoding helix-turn-helix domain-containing protein — translation MESDTLASRLRECIGDDTVSAFARKVGLPEATIRSYLEGKKPVYDKLSRIADAAGVSLDWLATGRGQKERKPAPENDFSAVPYARRLEKIGLLLADMTEQEAEAFLDDVFARARSAAEASELRRALADLRAEVERLKKPA, via the coding sequence ATGGAATCGGACACGCTCGCATCCAGGCTCCGTGAGTGCATCGGTGACGACACCGTGTCCGCGTTCGCTCGAAAAGTCGGACTTCCAGAGGCAACGATCAGGTCTTACCTTGAGGGGAAAAAGCCTGTCTACGACAAGCTGTCGCGCATCGCCGACGCCGCAGGCGTCTCGCTGGACTGGCTGGCCACCGGGCGCGGCCAGAAAGAGCGTAAACCCGCGCCGGAAAACGACTTTTCCGCCGTCCCATACGCTCGCCGCCTCGAAAAAATCGGCCTCCTGCTGGCCGATATGACCGAACAGGAGGCCGAGGCCTTCCTCGATGATGTTTTCGCGCGCGCTCGCTCGGCGGCAGAAGCGTCCGAGCTGCGCCGGGCGCTAGCCGACCTCCGCGCCGAAGTCGAGCGCCTCAAAAAACCCGCCTGA
- a CDS encoding integrase catalytic domain-containing protein: MQTWLTPQQIAEMRLAGMPTTDRRVRTWAEKNFATIRNRLRGKGIEILLESLPIEAQRDYYARHAAQQTEGDRMNSLPATPKVAVATPNVAPLPALGGEPIPAGGCPHPADTSPAATGAGGLTSGGGLPVPVKPGQNLPKPAKTGQNLPKPAETDADSVLIGQIVSAGVRDDDFARVERARALYALLKPLIDLPERHKGRRAMAEEIARTLNKSVAQVYRLAQMASGKDGVIRLARLGQRSDRGQARVLISGPWLAWAQEAAAAWAGDDVPGLAARVRDAVRMAWVGGAPSERQCWLKATAKVARDLMEAGAPRAVCAGLLSVPCPRRYVAAEGVHFRVAGKSLRDGKAIYDKHLTPVRRTAAAKWPGDLVCGDITPLDIPVLRDDGSTAYARLIAWHDVATNWLWVDAVLLDKGQGIRREHVAASYARMCEKAPFGAPRRLYLDNGSEYQWDEMLVACKRLAEFTGEQFGASEAATTPQEHQVVRSIPFRPRAKRIEGLFGNLTDWLGWWFGYVGGNRITKKVATLGKGVQPARFEAVKDWLNRTLADYHVTPQPGAEHMGGMSPQQKLTLAMESGWKPWKIDRITLALAFADYEARRVNRGTVSVDGVTYSGDCLMAIEGRVLVAVPRILGEEGAYILDVRGQRILGWVEPERVYDITDPAGAREAGRRRQALKVLLAERIKEAGGPLDEARLAGTRAELLGLDATLAQAEAAAQWVEPSAEVLQLHEGMRAARQRQIEEINRRLEARKSAEQLNRLGVDDDPDTAMARAMGL, encoded by the coding sequence ATGCAGACCTGGCTGACCCCGCAGCAGATCGCCGAGATGCGGCTGGCTGGCATGCCGACGACAGATCGTCGTGTGCGAACCTGGGCTGAAAAAAATTTCGCCACGATTCGCAACAGGTTGCGAGGTAAAGGCATCGAGATACTGCTCGAGAGCCTGCCGATCGAGGCGCAGCGGGATTACTACGCGCGGCATGCCGCGCAGCAGACCGAAGGAGACCGGATGAACAGTTTGCCCGCTACGCCAAAAGTAGCTGTTGCTACGCCAAATGTAGCTCCCCTCCCCGCCCTCGGCGGCGAGCCTATCCCGGCGGGGGGGTGCCCTCACCCTGCCGATACCAGCCCGGCGGCCACCGGTGCGGGTGGGCTCACCAGCGGGGGTGGGTTGCCGGTGCCGGTCAAACCCGGCCAGAACCTGCCAAAACCGGCCAAAACCGGCCAAAACTTGCCAAAACCGGCTGAAACCGACGCGGATTCCGTCTTGATCGGCCAGATCGTCAGCGCGGGGGTGCGGGATGATGATTTTGCGCGGGTGGAGCGGGCGCGAGCGCTGTATGCCCTGCTGAAACCCTTGATCGACCTGCCGGAGCGCCACAAGGGACGGCGGGCGATGGCGGAGGAGATTGCGCGCACTCTTAATAAGAGCGTGGCGCAGGTGTACCGGCTGGCGCAGATGGCCAGCGGCAAGGACGGGGTGATCCGCCTTGCGCGGCTGGGGCAGCGCAGCGACCGGGGGCAGGCGCGGGTTTTGATTTCCGGGCCGTGGCTGGCCTGGGCACAGGAGGCTGCCGCCGCGTGGGCGGGTGATGATGTGCCGGGGCTGGCGGCGCGAGTGCGCGATGCGGTGCGCATGGCCTGGGTGGGCGGCGCGCCGAGTGAGCGGCAGTGCTGGCTGAAGGCCACGGCGAAGGTGGCGCGCGATCTGATGGAGGCGGGCGCGCCGCGCGCGGTGTGCGCGGGGTTGCTGTCGGTGCCGTGCCCGCGCCGGTATGTGGCTGCCGAGGGGGTGCATTTCCGTGTGGCGGGCAAGAGCTTGCGCGACGGCAAGGCCATTTATGACAAGCATCTGACGCCGGTGCGGCGCACGGCGGCGGCGAAGTGGCCGGGCGATCTGGTGTGCGGGGACATCACGCCGCTGGACATTCCGGTGTTGAGAGACGACGGCAGCACGGCGTATGCGCGGCTGATTGCCTGGCACGATGTGGCGACGAACTGGCTGTGGGTGGACGCGGTGCTGCTGGACAAGGGCCAGGGTATCCGGCGCGAGCATGTGGCGGCAAGCTATGCGCGCATGTGCGAGAAAGCGCCGTTTGGTGCGCCGCGCAGGCTGTATCTGGACAACGGTTCGGAGTACCAGTGGGATGAAATGCTGGTGGCGTGCAAGCGGCTGGCGGAGTTTACCGGGGAGCAGTTCGGCGCGTCAGAAGCCGCGACCACGCCGCAAGAGCATCAGGTGGTGCGCAGCATTCCTTTCCGGCCCCGCGCCAAGCGCATCGAGGGGCTGTTTGGGAATCTCACCGACTGGCTGGGCTGGTGGTTTGGCTATGTGGGCGGAAACCGCATCACCAAGAAGGTGGCCACACTCGGGAAAGGCGTGCAGCCCGCGCGGTTCGAGGCGGTGAAGGACTGGCTGAACCGCACGCTTGCGGACTATCACGTCACGCCGCAGCCGGGGGCGGAGCACATGGGCGGCATGAGTCCGCAGCAAAAGCTCACGCTGGCGATGGAGAGCGGCTGGAAGCCGTGGAAGATTGACCGCATCACGCTGGCGCTGGCGTTTGCCGACTACGAGGCGCGGCGGGTGAACCGCGGCACGGTGAGCGTGGACGGCGTGACCTACTCGGGCGACTGCCTGATGGCGATCGAGGGGCGGGTGCTGGTGGCGGTGCCGCGCATCCTGGGCGAGGAAGGGGCGTACATCCTCGATGTGCGCGGCCAGCGCATTCTCGGCTGGGTGGAGCCGGAGCGGGTTTACGACATCACCGACCCGGCCGGGGCGCGTGAGGCCGGGCGCAGGCGGCAGGCGCTGAAAGTCTTGCTCGCCGAGCGCATCAAGGAAGCGGGCGGGCCGCTGGATGAGGCGCGGCTGGCGGGCACGCGGGCCGAGCTGCTCGGATTGGATGCGACGCTCGCCCAGGCCGAGGCGGCGGCACAGTGGGTGGAGCCGTCTGCCGAAGTGCTGCAACTGCACGAGGGCATGCGCGCTGCGCGGCAGCGGCAGATCGAGGAGATCAACCGGCGGCTTGAGGCGCGCAAGAGCGCCGAGCAGCTCAACCGGCTGGGCGTGGACGACGACCCGGATACCGCGATGGCGCGGGCGATGGGGCTGTGA
- a CDS encoding ATP-binding protein, whose product MAREIRKTKAVTEAIKLAEVVMGSDNAIGEIVGPAGTGKSMAGRAVCEAYRAARIVAFDGMTRHQLLRAVAQAAGIEGPGAVDRLLAAPEGDTRRLIVVDEANKLGWRPLEALRFLADERGFAVLLIGTELYERQFAASRTRELLLQLGSRIGAKRMSTRHLDRAETYAHVLRPAFGDVADKELINAFWMGCRKGNYREAVELAEECRRIMAANQMQNLTSAVLELALKWSANRRVVGRDGHAA is encoded by the coding sequence ATGGCACGTGAGATTAGAAAAACCAAGGCAGTGACCGAGGCGATCAAGCTCGCCGAGGTGGTGATGGGCAGCGACAACGCCATCGGCGAAATCGTGGGGCCTGCGGGCACGGGCAAGAGCATGGCCGGGCGCGCGGTGTGCGAGGCGTACCGGGCGGCGCGCATCGTGGCCTTTGACGGCATGACGCGGCATCAACTGCTGCGCGCCGTGGCGCAGGCTGCGGGCATCGAGGGGCCGGGGGCGGTGGATAGGCTGCTGGCTGCGCCGGAAGGCGATACGCGGCGGCTGATCGTGGTGGATGAGGCGAACAAGCTGGGTTGGAGGCCGCTGGAAGCGCTGCGGTTTCTAGCCGATGAGCGCGGGTTTGCGGTGCTTCTCATCGGAACCGAACTCTACGAGCGGCAGTTTGCCGCCAGCCGCACGCGCGAACTGCTGCTGCAACTGGGCAGCCGCATCGGGGCCAAGCGCATGAGCACGCGGCACCTCGACCGCGCCGAGACCTATGCGCATGTGCTGCGCCCGGCCTTTGGCGATGTAGCGGACAAGGAACTGATCAACGCCTTCTGGATGGGCTGCCGAAAAGGCAACTACCGCGAGGCGGTGGAACTGGCCGAGGAGTGCCGCCGGATCATGGCGGCCAACCAGATGCAAAACCTCACCTCTGCGGTGCTGGAGCTGGCCCTGAAGTGGAGCGCCAACCGGCGCGTGGTAGGGAGAGACGGCCATGCGGCTTGA
- a CDS encoding regulatory protein GemA, whose protein sequence is MDAKTRRRVLLGLAHKAAAQLGMDEDTRRAAQMAFCGKASLADYSDSQLIGWCWELKRRGAEIGIPAPPPKGGSGWGRPTEAQLAEIERLALRIGWSGLDDGALRGFVRRTCAADDVRFITRGQATAVISGLRRWLAQRQRHAGQEVA, encoded by the coding sequence ATGGACGCAAAAACCCGCCGCCGCGTGCTGCTGGGGCTGGCGCACAAGGCCGCCGCGCAGCTGGGCATGGACGAAGACACCCGCCGCGCCGCGCAGATGGCGTTTTGCGGCAAGGCGAGCCTTGCCGACTACAGCGACAGCCAACTGATCGGCTGGTGCTGGGAACTCAAGCGCCGCGGGGCGGAGATTGGCATCCCGGCCCCGCCGCCCAAGGGTGGCAGCGGCTGGGGGCGGCCCACCGAGGCGCAGCTCGCCGAGATCGAGCGGCTGGCGCTGCGCATTGGCTGGAGCGGGCTGGACGACGGCGCGCTGCGCGGCTTTGTGCGGCGCACCTGCGCGGCAGACGATGTGCGCTTCATCACCCGCGGCCAGGCCACTGCCGTCATCAGCGGGCTGCGCCGGTGGCTGGCGCAGCGCCAGCGCCATGCCGGGCAGGAGGTGGCCTGA
- a CDS encoding Mor transcription activator family protein has translation MALADTAELESLIGREALAALISTCGGLALRIPKNPPMSGPLCDLPLPAQQALAWRYGGTILYVPKCDGAARAARDAAIRAAYDAGERVQDIARRYRLTERWVYDILGRAEETPPAQAALF, from the coding sequence ATGGCGCTGGCTGACACCGCCGAGCTCGAATCGTTGATTGGCCGCGAGGCGCTGGCCGCGCTCATCTCCACCTGCGGCGGGCTGGCGCTGCGCATCCCCAAGAACCCGCCGATGAGCGGGCCGCTGTGCGACCTGCCCCTGCCCGCGCAGCAGGCGCTAGCCTGGCGCTACGGCGGCACCATCCTCTACGTGCCCAAGTGCGACGGCGCAGCCCGCGCCGCGCGCGACGCAGCCATCCGCGCCGCCTACGACGCAGGCGAGCGGGTGCAGGACATCGCCCGGCGATACCGGCTCACCGAGCGCTGGGTGTATGACATTCTGGGGCGGGCAGAGGAGACGCCGCCTGCGCAGGCGGCGTTGTTTTAG
- a CDS encoding lysozyme, which translates to MKPPRLPATLLIASAIALGSIALHEGYSSRAYDDGVGVQTVGFGSTRKEDGTPVKPGDTVTPQRAVVMLARDANRTGREIAACIGDVPLYQHEWDALVSLAYNIGSTAFCKSTIVKRLHQTPPDYAGACEAIKLWTKAGGRVLPGLVKRREAEYRMCMGEATP; encoded by the coding sequence ATGAAACCGCCCCGTCTGCCCGCCACGCTGCTGATTGCATCCGCCATCGCGTTGGGCAGCATTGCGCTGCACGAGGGCTATTCCAGCCGCGCCTACGACGACGGCGTGGGCGTGCAGACCGTGGGCTTTGGCTCCACCCGCAAGGAAGACGGCACGCCGGTCAAACCCGGCGATACCGTCACACCGCAGCGCGCCGTCGTCATGCTCGCGCGCGACGCCAACCGCACCGGGCGCGAGATTGCGGCCTGCATCGGCGACGTGCCGCTCTACCAGCACGAGTGGGACGCACTTGTAAGCCTTGCTTACAACATCGGATCGACGGCGTTTTGCAAGTCCACCATCGTCAAGCGCCTGCACCAGACCCCGCCCGACTACGCCGGGGCGTGCGAGGCGATCAAGCTGTGGACCAAGGCCGGCGGGCGCGTGCTGCCCGGGCTGGTCAAGCGCCGCGAGGCCGAGTACCGGATGTGCATGGGGGAGGCCACGCCATGA
- a CDS encoding cytoplasmic protein has product MSERDRIAASIDIPRAEREVLRWTILVALWHARPYGAEETLLLSAARDAMLRTTEAQLRAEMHSLKLRGLIDIHDERPVWWAQLTAEGEAVVEYRAEAPAGVFRPPRW; this is encoded by the coding sequence ATGAGTGAACGCGACCGCATCGCGGCAAGCATCGACATCCCGCGCGCCGAGCGCGAGGTGCTGCGCTGGACCATCCTGGTCGCGCTGTGGCATGCCCGGCCCTATGGCGCAGAGGAAACCCTGCTGCTGTCGGCCGCCCGCGACGCGATGCTGCGCACCACCGAGGCACAGCTGCGCGCGGAGATGCACAGCCTCAAGCTGCGCGGGCTGATCGACATCCATGACGAGCGCCCGGTGTGGTGGGCGCAACTCACCGCCGAAGGCGAGGCCGTGGTCGAGTACCGCGCCGAGGCCCCGGCTGGTGTGTTCCGGCCGCCGCGGTGGTGA
- a CDS encoding DUF3486 family protein yields the protein MMARRSKVDTLPPALKAELERLLADRTHGGYEALAAWLKEQGYEISKSSLHRYDKSHVQVVMDRIRASAEAARLIVQVAPDEADEHSAAVLRMVQSALFDAMSRVTAAAEAADPAEQVKVLSQAARAIAEASRASIGQKRWADEVRAKLDEVERVARNAGKTLDAETLRTIREGLYGG from the coding sequence ATGATGGCCCGCCGCAGCAAGGTCGATACCCTGCCGCCCGCGCTCAAGGCCGAGCTGGAGCGCCTGCTGGCCGACCGCACCCACGGCGGCTATGAGGCGCTGGCGGCGTGGCTCAAGGAGCAGGGGTACGAGATTTCCAAGAGCAGCCTGCACCGCTACGACAAAAGCCATGTGCAGGTGGTGATGGATCGCATCCGCGCCAGTGCCGAAGCCGCGCGGCTGATTGTTCAGGTCGCGCCGGACGAGGCTGACGAGCACTCCGCCGCCGTGCTGCGCATGGTGCAGAGCGCCCTGTTCGACGCCATGAGCCGGGTGACCGCAGCCGCCGAGGCCGCCGACCCCGCCGAGCAGGTCAAGGTGCTCTCCCAGGCCGCCCGCGCCATCGCCGAGGCCAGCCGGGCGTCCATTGGACAAAAGCGCTGGGCGGACGAGGTGCGCGCGAAACTCGACGAGGTGGAGCGCGTCGCACGCAATGCGGGCAAGACGCTGGACGCCGAGACGCTCAGGACGATCCGGGAGGGGTTGTATGGGGGGTGA
- a CDS encoding terminase large subunit domain-containing protein — MSQPILYPYQRRYLADSARFKAGMWSRQTGKTFTTTLEAVLDVLEAEAEGRASRWTILSVSRDRALDAMDNGVKLHLRAIGAAFEAMDVPFAADELAHMVRIGSRGSYIRAVASKPSTARGMSDNLILDEFAHHQDNRAIWTALLPVVSRPDLKLRVISTPNGRGDKFYEIMTSPDGLFSRHVVTIYDAVADGLPRNIEELRRAMADPIAWAQEFECQFVDEATAWLPYELIDACEDAACPGEYQGGPVYVGMDFAARGDLTVIAVLEQVGDVLWLRELLELRAKSFAVQLAELDRVMRKYRVIRAALDQTGLGEMPVQEAQRRHGAYRVEGVLFSPARKLDMATALKERMEDRRLRLPVGNAALRADLHSVQRVAGPNGAPRLVAERTEAGHADRFWALALAASAAAGERLAYGYEAVARRRWAGGLDVGADDLPRDKWEGY; from the coding sequence ATGAGCCAGCCCATTCTCTACCCCTACCAGCGCCGCTATCTGGCCGACTCCGCCCGCTTCAAGGCCGGGATGTGGAGCCGCCAGACCGGAAAGACCTTCACGACCACGCTGGAGGCGGTGCTCGACGTGCTCGAGGCCGAGGCCGAGGGCCGGGCGAGCCGGTGGACGATTCTGTCGGTTTCCCGCGACCGGGCGCTCGATGCCATGGACAACGGCGTGAAGCTGCACCTGCGCGCCATCGGCGCGGCGTTCGAGGCGATGGACGTGCCCTTCGCTGCCGACGAACTCGCGCACATGGTGCGCATCGGCAGCCGGGGCAGCTACATCCGGGCGGTGGCGAGCAAGCCGTCCACCGCGCGCGGCATGAGTGACAACCTCATCCTCGACGAGTTCGCGCATCACCAGGACAATCGCGCGATCTGGACGGCGCTGCTGCCGGTCGTCTCCCGGCCTGATCTCAAGCTAAGGGTGATTTCCACGCCGAATGGCAGAGGCGACAAGTTCTACGAGATCATGACCAGCCCGGACGGGCTGTTTTCCCGCCATGTGGTCACGATCTACGACGCCGTGGCCGACGGCCTGCCGCGCAACATCGAGGAGTTGCGCCGCGCCATGGCCGACCCCATCGCCTGGGCGCAGGAGTTCGAGTGCCAGTTCGTCGATGAGGCCACCGCCTGGCTGCCGTATGAGCTGATCGACGCTTGCGAGGATGCCGCCTGCCCGGGCGAGTACCAGGGCGGACCGGTGTATGTTGGCATGGACTTCGCCGCGCGCGGCGACCTGACCGTGATTGCCGTGCTGGAGCAAGTGGGCGATGTGCTGTGGCTGCGCGAGCTGCTCGAATTGCGTGCGAAGAGCTTCGCCGTGCAGCTGGCCGAGCTTGACCGGGTGATGCGCAAGTACCGCGTCATCCGCGCCGCGCTCGACCAGACCGGCCTTGGCGAAATGCCGGTGCAGGAAGCGCAGCGCCGCCACGGGGCCTACCGGGTGGAGGGGGTGCTGTTCTCTCCCGCGAGGAAGCTCGACATGGCCACCGCGCTGAAAGAGCGCATGGAAGACCGCAGGCTGCGCCTGCCGGTGGGCAACGCTGCGCTTCGCGCCGATCTGCACAGCGTGCAGCGGGTGGCCGGGCCGAATGGAGCCCCGCGTCTGGTGGCCGAGCGCACCGAGGCCGGGCACGCCGACCGCTTCTGGGCGCTGGCGCTGGCGGCTTCTGCCGCCGCAGGCGAGCGGCTGGCTTACGGATATGAAGCCGTGGCGCGCCGCCGCTGGGCGGGCGGGCTGGATGTGGGCGCGGACGACCTGCCGCGCGACAAGTGGGAGGGCTACTGA
- a CDS encoding DUF935 domain-containing protein, translating to MDKTTLKTEFAAPALTGLRQAWTWRPLASLTPAQVAEVLRRASMGDAHDFLIAAADIEEKDLHYRAVLQTRKLAVAGLPWDVQPADESRAARKAADLARQALEALDLPELAVQLLDALSKGYAVAEILWDTDGPQWLPAAIVPREAHWFRFDRESGRSLRLFDGSADGAELPPYKFIVHTPRIVAGIPLLGGLARSALWAWVFKSYALRDWAAFAELYGQPIRIGKYEQGATREDIAVLKRAVFELGSDAGAVIPAGMALEIVESGSKSASADLYQRLIEYLDRQVSKAVLGQTLTTDQGSSGSLAQAKVHDEVRADLMRADARALAATLTRDLIAPLVRLNLPDAPMPRLQLMVEEPEDMAALAEQLAKLVPLGMPVPQAWIREKWGIPEAAPGEPVLGQAGEPLANPLANPGETAGSPAPQAASRRMQSAHAAQDEADPTPITAMSDQMEAETEPAWSDIMARIKAIVDSAESLPALRDALLAAYGDLPTDDLAEVMAMGMAAAHLAGRFDVQQEATGG from the coding sequence ATGGACAAGACTACGCTCAAGACCGAATTCGCCGCCCCGGCGCTCACCGGCCTGCGGCAGGCGTGGACATGGCGTCCGCTGGCCAGCCTTACGCCCGCGCAGGTGGCCGAGGTGCTGCGCCGCGCCAGCATGGGCGATGCGCACGACTTTCTGATCGCCGCCGCCGACATCGAGGAAAAAGACCTGCACTACCGGGCCGTGCTGCAAACCCGCAAGCTCGCCGTGGCTGGCCTGCCGTGGGACGTGCAACCGGCGGACGAGAGCCGAGCGGCCCGCAAGGCCGCCGATCTGGCGCGGCAGGCGCTGGAGGCGCTCGACCTGCCGGAGCTTGCGGTGCAGCTGCTTGATGCGCTATCCAAGGGCTATGCCGTGGCGGAAATTCTCTGGGACACCGACGGCCCGCAGTGGCTGCCAGCGGCCATCGTGCCGCGCGAGGCGCACTGGTTCCGCTTCGACCGCGAGAGCGGGCGCAGCCTGCGGCTTTTCGATGGCAGCGCGGACGGCGCGGAGCTTCCGCCCTATAAATTCATCGTCCACACCCCGCGCATTGTGGCGGGCATTCCGCTGCTTGGTGGGCTGGCGCGCTCGGCCCTGTGGGCCTGGGTGTTCAAGTCCTACGCCCTGCGCGACTGGGCCGCCTTTGCCGAACTCTACGGCCAGCCCATCCGCATCGGCAAGTATGAGCAGGGGGCCACGCGCGAGGACATTGCCGTGCTCAAACGCGCGGTGTTCGAGCTGGGCTCGGATGCCGGGGCGGTCATCCCGGCAGGCATGGCGCTGGAGATTGTGGAGAGCGGAAGCAAGTCGGCATCCGCCGACCTCTACCAGCGCCTGATCGAATACCTCGACCGGCAGGTCAGCAAGGCCGTGCTGGGGCAGACGCTCACCACCGACCAGGGATCGAGCGGAAGCCTCGCCCAGGCGAAGGTGCATGACGAAGTGCGCGCCGACCTGATGCGCGCGGATGCGCGCGCGCTCGCTGCCACGCTCACTCGCGACCTGATTGCGCCGCTGGTGCGCCTCAACCTGCCCGACGCGCCGATGCCGCGCCTGCAGCTCATGGTGGAAGAACCGGAGGACATGGCCGCGCTGGCCGAGCAGCTCGCCAAGCTCGTGCCGCTGGGCATGCCGGTGCCGCAGGCGTGGATACGGGAGAAGTGGGGCATCCCCGAGGCCGCGCCGGGCGAGCCGGTGCTGGGGCAGGCTGGCGAACCCTTGGCGAACCCATTGGCGAACCCCGGCGAAACTGCGGGTTCGCCAGCGCCGCAGGCCGCATCCCGTCGCATGCAATCCGCGCACGCCGCGCAGGACGAGGCCGACCCCACGCCCATCACCGCCATGTCCGACCAGATGGAGGCCGAGACCGAACCGGCATGGTCGGACATCATGGCGCGCATCAAGGCAATCGTGGACAGCGCCGAGAGCCTGCCCGCGCTGCGCGATGCGCTGCTCGCGGCCTATGGCGACCTGCCCACCGACGATCTGGCCGAGGTGATGGCCATGGGCATGGCCGCCGCGCACCTAGCCGGGCGATTTGACGTGCAGCAGGAGGCCACCGGTGGATGA
- a CDS encoding phage minor head protein has translation MPNAADPKLAAVLRRPFAEQVAFFRAKLGNLVPTAKWDDLWKSQHDRAFMVAGAGKADLLADLAAAVDKAIHEGETLQAFRARFLDIIRKRGWVGFTGDDRRDPSDPTDKGGKGLAWRTRVIYETNLATSYAAGRLAQLKEAGFTHWIYRHSDAVLHPRPQHLAWNGLTLPADHPFWQSHYPPNGWGCRCRVVGAFGPRTARALGGNPDYTEPPAGWDAIDPKTGEPPGIDKGWGYQPGGAWRPWDANAFTPECGAASAHGKSARCIRAVEGQRTFEDFSRPRIRDIAESLRSEAPLLLPKAANRQDALEQMASALGVSIEQPRRWIETDIPVPSLSMILVVRDYLAHMIEKDRDARERYANFIMPTLMRPFEAWATLYDDGAIRPRLISLFRGKRQIAVILRINRDGSLFYNVMNADDRRIDDFRVGELLYGK, from the coding sequence ATGCCCAACGCCGCTGATCCGAAACTCGCCGCCGTGCTGCGGCGGCCCTTTGCCGAGCAGGTGGCCTTCTTCCGTGCCAAGCTGGGCAACCTGGTGCCCACGGCCAAGTGGGACGACCTCTGGAAAAGCCAGCACGACCGCGCCTTCATGGTGGCTGGCGCGGGCAAAGCCGACCTGCTTGCAGACCTTGCCGCCGCTGTGGACAAGGCCATCCACGAGGGCGAGACGCTGCAAGCCTTCCGCGCGCGGTTTCTGGACATCATCCGCAAGCGCGGCTGGGTGGGGTTCACCGGGGATGACCGGCGCGACCCGTCAGACCCCACCGACAAGGGCGGCAAAGGGCTGGCCTGGCGCACGCGGGTGATTTACGAGACCAACCTTGCCACCAGCTACGCCGCCGGGCGGCTGGCGCAGCTCAAGGAAGCCGGGTTCACGCACTGGATTTACCGCCATTCGGACGCCGTGCTGCACCCGCGCCCGCAGCATCTGGCGTGGAACGGCCTGACGTTGCCTGCCGATCATCCGTTTTGGCAGAGCCACTACCCGCCCAATGGCTGGGGGTGCCGCTGCCGCGTGGTCGGTGCCTTCGGCCCGCGCACGGCCCGCGCGCTGGGCGGCAATCCCGACTACACCGAGCCGCCCGCCGGGTGGGATGCCATCGACCCCAAGACCGGCGAGCCGCCGGGGATCGATAAGGGGTGGGGGTATCAGCCGGGGGGGGCATGGCGACCGTGGGATGCGAACGCCTTTACGCCGGAGTGCGGCGCGGCGTCAGCGCATGGCAAGTCGGCCCGGTGTATACGCGCCGTGGAAGGTCAGCGCACGTTCGAGGATTTTTCGCGCCCGCGCATTCGTGACATTGCCGAATCGTTGCGCAGCGAAGCGCCGTTGCTACTGCCGAAGGCCGCCAACAGGCAGGATGCGCTGGAGCAAATGGCGAGCGCATTGGGCGTGTCCATCGAGCAGCCGCGACGATGGATTGAGACGGACATTCCGGTGCCGTCATTGTCGATGATTTTGGTCGTGCGCGATTATTTGGCGCATATGATCGAAAAAGACCGTGATGCGCGTGAGCGTTACGCCAACTTCATCATGCCAACGCTCATGCGCCCGTTCGAGGCGTGGGCCACCTTGTATGACGATGGCGCGATCAGGCCAAGGCTCATCAGCCTGTTTCGTGGAAAGCGCCAGATCGCCGTGATCCTTCGGATCAACCGGGATGGCAGTCTGTTCTACAACGTGATGAACGCAGACGACAGGCGTATCGACGACTTCCGGGTCGGCGAGCTGCTGTATGGGAAATAA
- a CDS encoding phage virion morphogenesis protein has translation MLIITIDDREVTEALARLSSRVSDMLPAMHQIGQALMEGSRERIAQGRDWTGATFAPNSPVTLSRKKGSRPLIDRGNLMSSRLHYQASRDAVVVGSSAIQAAVLQFGAKKGQFGQTRRGGKIPWSDIPARRFLPVTESGQLDPAAKSLILDTITRYLSDLDGR, from the coding sequence ATGCTCATCATCACCATCGATGACCGCGAAGTCACTGAAGCCCTCGCGCGCCTCTCCAGCCGCGTCTCCGACATGCTGCCCGCCATGCACCAGATCGGCCAGGCGCTGATGGAGGGCAGCCGCGAGCGCATCGCGCAGGGGCGCGACTGGACGGGCGCGACCTTCGCGCCCAACAGCCCGGTCACACTCTCGCGCAAGAAGGGCAGCCGGCCGCTGATCGACCGCGGCAACCTGATGAGCAGCCGCCTGCACTACCAGGCCAGCCGCGATGCCGTGGTGGTGGGATCGAGCGCCATCCAGGCCGCCGTGCTCCAGTTCGGCGCGAAGAAGGGGCAGTTCGGCCAAACCAGGCGCGGCGGCAAGATTCCCTGGAGCGACATCCCGGCGCGGCGCTTTTTGCCGGTTACCGAATCCGGCCAGCTCGACCCGGCGGCGAAAAGCCTGATTCTGGACACCATCACCCGCTATCTATCCGACCTCGACGGGCGCTGA